The Primulina tabacum isolate GXHZ01 chromosome 1, ASM2559414v2, whole genome shotgun sequence genome contains the following window.
TCAAACTCAAATTACAACATTCTCTTCTCAATCGAATATTGATTCTCAACTTTATAAATTTGACGAAACTAAATTTATAAAAGAAACAGCTAAATTTTGTGCGGATGAAcaattttcttttagttttaatgataaattatattttgaacATTTGCTTTCTGCAAATGCAAATCCTTCTATTATACATATCCTACAAAATACTTTCCAGTGCACACTTAAAAAATTAGtcgttaataaaaaaaaaattaattaaatagtttgTTAGTTTATATAATAAAGTTTCTTTGTGTTCCGATATTTGGAGTGATTATTAGTAAagttgtttatatatatatgagtatTACATGTCattgaattaataatttttggaagattaaaaaaagattgtttgcatatatatgttttaACAATATAGATGTTTTAACGAAACACATATAACGCAAAATATTTCTCAATTTGTATTTGTTATTCTAGAAGAATATGGTCTAATTTATCAAgttttttcaatttcttttgaTAGTGGTAGTACAAATTCTTTTGGTATTAATGAGCTTATTGAAATATGCAAACCATCACTAGATGGTAAATTTGTTCATATTAGGtacatatgtcatattttaaatttgtgtGTTCAAGATGAACAACAAAATTTATTATCACATATTCAACTAATTGGGAACGCAGTTCATTATTTATGGACACATCCCAAGTTATGAAACAATGGggtacattttaaaaaataaattgcatGAGGCTTAAACAGTTTGCACGAGACGTTCCAACTCATTGGAAttcaacatataaatttttattatcgTTTTTTGAATATaaagatttattatatatatttttcataaacatgttcAAGCTCGTGatatttatttgttatcaaTTAATAGAACATATGCACTAATATTTGTGAAatgttaaaagttttaaattatgCTAGTGATCAATTATCTGGTGTTTATTATCATACCTCTCATTTAGTTTTAACATATTGTTATAACATTGCATGTATTTTTAGTGAACATTTTAAATCTAATAATGATGCATTAGTACAATGCATTTATTTCATGAaagaaaattagaaaaaaatattttttacaaattcctgaatttttttttatatcctATACTTAAATTAGATGGTTTACAAGAAATGTTAATAATTGGTCAAAAACCGCCAGCCGAACACAACATATTAAAAGTGATGAAAAAAACCAAGATGAAACCGAGATAATATCCGGAACAACGACTGAAAGAAATGCGAGTAAATGTAATTGAACATaatgaaatgaaatatattttttatataagatGTTAAGAGTTGAAATGTAAtagaatttttattgaataaatgtaatatattttttttattgagataataaatatttaatagagCTTTTACAAGTGTGCaagtctttttttttaaaaatttatatatttttattctttaaatgttttcttaaaagaatattttttaaaaataaaataaaaaagttgaACCAAATCCGGAACCGGCAATTTACCGAACCTGAACCGTCGATTATGTGACCCGACCACAAACGAGCCAAGGGTCGGGGTTGTAGGCAACCCAAACTCGGCCCCTAGCCATGTCTAAATCGtaatatgaatattttaaaactcTCAATATCAAACATTAATCAACAATATTCCAATATCACGTCTAGTAATTTCATTGTTATTTTTGGTCAAGGGagccaaaaataataatattcatTGGGTGTGTGTATTGATTAATCTGAAATTGTAAAACTGCTATTTCTGACTTTTTCGTCTCAttcaattgaaaattaaatattgtCAACTAATTTAAGCAAAGGATTAGATGTGCATAACTAAAAAGTATGCTGAATTTAAGCCCCCAATTCGCATTCATTTCCATGAATCTGACTAATAGCAATGGATTGAGAAACATAGATCCTCGAATGGCGTCTACACTCTAGACCGATTTGGTTTTGACTAGCTCTATAATATGATAAACTATTACATTATCTCAAAACAATTAGTAACTCGAACACACTTATTGGAAGAATTTATAAAATCAAAAATTATTAAGTTGTGCTATGATCCTCCCTCCATGATATTCTTTAACTAAGCTGATGTAACGGTGAAGTGTGATCAGGAGGATCAGACATTAATGATGTTCCGATATCTTTGTACATCCTTGATTGAATATTCGGCGATTCTCCGTTTTTCATATCAACATCTTTCAACGGTCAAAATTGGTTTTCTCTATGCATCAGTATCGCTTTGTCTTTGACTATAACTGCATTAAATGTTTTGTGTCTTTTGTTCCAAGggctatttttttaatattgatTCCTCACGTTTGGCCGGATTAACTTTTGTTATGAATCGATGTATGTTTttaattgatatctgatttatcagttttttttatatatcaaaaccttaatattttattaaagctTGTTATCTTGAGAATTAAATAATCCATGTAAATGTCATATTGGTAACTGGTGATGTGACTGAATCGATTAAATCAATTTTTAGATAGTAATAATGCATACACATAAAAAAATAccgtttgaaaattttattttgtaaaaaaaaataaaatattcagcAGTAATCAATCACATATTTGATAATATAAATAAagatataaaataaaacatatgtAACTTAATACTTAATGAGTCAATAACCTCTTTAAATTTAACAAGATaaaaatttttggaaaattcttGTATTATGTGatccatcaatatcatcataaattaatattttttttaaaattacaaaaataattgataatttagtaaaacatgattttattgttgtatgttttttcttcaaatttaaATCTAATTGGTTTTTGTGTAATTCATTCCAAAGATACTTATACTCACATTATACAGTGTTTATTTGCTTAGTCAATATGATGAATTTAgtgaaatacaatatttttttaatgtaattaatttatattattgaagaaatattattttaaataataaattatcaaTTAGTTAATTcctcattaattaataaaatttaatgattAAATTATTAGTAGACCGGACCTACtgtgtatttttgtttttaaaaataacatttgcgTATGTattgaaataaaaagaagatgacattttttttaaaaaaaattaataattaacagtaggacattttaaaaaattgctCCATTGGATACCCACAAAAAAATACTTTTCTTTTTAAGGACAAAATATAATGTCTTTTTTTTGGGTAACAGTGCCTTTATTttagataaaaacttgtgtgagacggtctcacgagtcgtattttgtgagacggatctcttattttaataatccataaaaaatattactttttatgctaagagtattactttttattatgaatatcggtcgGATTGAcgtgtctcacagataaagatttgcgaGACCATATCACAACATAAATATTCTTCATTTTATATATCATGTTTTGGCCAATTCCACGATAATTCGAAAAATAAAGcctcataaataaaaaaaatcagagaCTCTCtagataatttttttaagtGCTTCAACATAAATATCACTTCattttctaatataaattaGTGATCCTATGCCCATATTTTATACTTTTGCAGttgattttcttgttgaaatcgttactatataatattttttccagTAAAATCAATTGATATGCAAATAATTGAGAAATTATatctacattttaaaaaatgatggGGTGACttttttaaacaattttatgtctagtaataataatattttgagcACGATTACTGTTAAtcgttcattttatttttaagttgaaaaAACGGTTTGTTACATTTAAATATCGAATTATATGTTAAATGAATTATAAATCATCGACTCGTTATAACTCAAGACCATAgttacaaatttttaaaatttggtttttttttatgaCAAAAAATAGAAGAAATTTAGAAATATTTAGTGTTGAATTTTGATGGTAAAAACGGAACAATAATTGTAAGAAAATATTAAATGCGCCAAAGATTTTCTGTTACTCCAATTGGATGGATCAGCATCTCCTCTGTCCTTTACTTCCAACTCTCTCTCGGGCTCTATGACTCTAATCTCCGTCTCTCTTGTCTCTCCCTAGAGTGTAGATTTATGCGGTAAATACGCTTGGATTGGATCTAAAAAGTGGTTGGTCCTCGCATCTCCACTTCCTCAGTATCCCATCTGCTATATCTTGGTTCAATCCACCCTTTACCCGTTTCTCGGGCTTTCTTCTTTTGATCTGCTGTGGTCATGCCGGGATTCTAGGCAGCGAGTCTTTAGGGATGGGAGACAGTAGGAATTCCAAGAAATCGAAGGGGAGCTTCTGTAGTGGTACCAGTAGGAGCCGTGCGAGCGGCAGCAGTTGCAGTACTGGGGTGTATGACACCGTCTGGGAGTGCGTGATTCCGTATGTGAAGGACCCACGTGACCGGGATGCGGTGTCTCTGGTGTGCAAGCGGTGGTGCGCGATCGACGCCATCACGCGCAAGCACGTGACCATGGCCCTCTGCTACACGGCCAAACCGCAGAGACTGTCGCGGCGCTTCCCTCAGCTCGAGTCGCTGAAGCTGAAGGGGAAGCCACGCGCCGCCATGTTCAATTTGATCCCGGAGGACTGGGGTGGCTACGTGACGCCGTGGGTGGAGGAAATCGTGAGGTCTTTTGGGAAAATGAAGGCGCTGCACTTCCGGAGGATGATTGTGAAGGATTCGGATCTCGAGCTGCTGGCTAACTCGGCGGCTGGGAAGGTTTTGGAAGTCTTGAAATTGGATAAATGCTCGGGTTTCTCTACTGATGGGCTTTTGCATATCGGGCGCTTATGCAGGTTCGAAATCATGACTGATATCTTGGTTTGGTTTAGTTTGTTATTGGGTTTTTCTTGTTTTGGAATCAGCTGTCTCTTTTTCTGCTATTACTGGTGTGCTTGGTTTTCTTCTATTGTTTCTTGAAATACCTTTGCTGGATCTCTTATTTCAGCTTTTGTGGgctctaatattttttttttttcaactttGAAATCGAATTCCACTTAATTTTCAGATATTTAGGAAGATTTTGAATTTGTGTGTCTCGgggtgaaaataaaaatttgaattttccGTTTTGACATCATTGGTTCCTTCCATGTTTCCTGGTGGAGAtttcttttgattttgatttgtttgtGGTTATAGATATAGTTTGTactatttataatttttgtgaATGTGAGTTGGGAAGGTTCAATTTTTCAATCCAAGTTTCGATCTTCAAGTTGTTGAATGAAGTTAGAAGCAAATCCTTTGTTATGGGGAACTTTCTGTCTTCAATCATGGTTTTCCTTGTGTCCTTAATGGAATTTATGTGGCATGTCTCCAAATATTTTAGTCTCGACCCCCGAACCATCAGGTTACCTGGTCCTCCCCGTGCATAGGCATGCATGTGGTGCGATTTTTGGATGTGCTTCGAAATAAACTAATGGAAAAGGCGATCCTGCACCACCATTACAGATCCACGTGCCATAATTTACCCAAATCTTTTTTCGTAAGGACCAAATATGGCCCTTGGATCTTTAGTGGGGCTGCAATATTCCTGCTACAGGATTGAATTTTCCGTTAACTAACTGCTGTGGTATATCTAGAAGATGGGATTGGGGGGTTAATTTGAGACGATTACTCTTTTATGTTATTGGCTATGCAAATAATACTTTCTAGGCTGTATGCCGTATATGGTTAAATCCAtctcctttttctttttctttacaaTCTTGGTGCTAAATGAGATTATTTGGGCCCGTTTAGGTATCCTCAGCATCCCCAGTCGTTGAAATATTCTGGTTCTCCCATGGGATTATTTTGAGATGAATAAATTGTTTCCCTGTGGTTAGTCCCTGAAGCTAGAATGCAGGAAATACCCTTGATCTGATTCATTTTGTGTTTCATCTTTCTCACATCTGCCCCTCTGCAACTGAATGGCCTTTTGGTAATTGAAAACTACATCTCTTTTAATGTCTTCTGATGTCAATTTCATTTCTGCAGTTCATGTGAAGTTGCCGAAACTGTTGTTTTAAGAGTTGGAATTCTTTCTGTGTCTTTCACTATTCTGCTACCTGGGACCTGTCTTAATTCTTAAACATGGCTAAACTCAGAATGGAATTCTGGTCCATggaatatattttattgttttgttactgcaatttgagaatttaaaaattgaaaatttcaggAATATGAGAGTTTTGATTATGGAAGAGAGCGGGATAGTTGAGAATGATGGTGAATGGCTGCATGAGCTTGCTTCAAACAATACGGTTCTTGAGACTTTAAACTTCTACATGACTGATCTAACGAAAGTCAGATCCGAAGACCTTGAACTGATAGCAAGAAGATGCCCGTCTCTGATTTCGGTCAAAATCAGTGACTGTGATCTTTCCGGCCTTGTTGGTTTTTTCCGAGCCTCGTCTTCATTAGAAGAGTTTGCCGGTGGATCTTTTAGTGAGCCTCCTGGGCAGGTTGGTGAAGGTGTTTTTAATGTCCAATTGCAAAGGTATGGTGCTGTTGCATTACCATCGAGATTGTGTTGCTTGGGTCTTACTTACTTGGGCAAAGCTGAACTGCCCATCATATATCCGGTTGCATCCAAGCTTAAAAATTTGGATCTCCTGTACGCTTTGCTTGATACTGAAGCCCATTGTATCTTGCTGCAAAAATGTCCGAACTTGGAACATCTTGAGGTAAATCCTGTAATGTAggaaaacaaataatttattttttagatgCATAGCCAGTTTATCTTTTTGTATTTGCGGTGGATTCAATAGATTTCCATTCTGATCTCCAACTGAAGATATATTTCCATCTTTATTAAACAGACTAGAGATGTTATTGGAGATAGAGGGTTGGAGGTTCTTGCCCAGTTTTGTAAGAAAATGAAAAGACTTCGCATTGAGAGGGGAGCTGATGAACATGAAATGGAAGACGAAGAAGGTGTCGTCTCACAGAGAGGAATCATTGCTCTGGCTCAAGGATGCCTTCAACTTGAATACCTAGCCATATATGTGTCAGATATTACAAACGCGTCCTTGGAATGTATGGGTACTTATTCGAAAAACCTATGTGACTTCCGGTTGGTCTTGCTAGACCGTGAGGAGAGAATTGCTGATTTGCCCCTGGACAACGGAGTTAGGTCTTTGCTAATGGGTTGCCATAAACTCAGAAGGTTTGCTTTGTATCTCCGACCTGGGGGTCTAACTGACGTTGGCCTCGGTTACGTTGGGAAGTACAGTCCAAACATTAGGTGGATGCTTCTTGGCTATGTCGGGAGATCGGACGAGGGTCTTCTGGAGTTTTCCAAAGGGTGTCCTAGCCTTCAAAAGTTAGAAATGAGGGGATGCTGTTTTAGTGAACGTGCATTGTCCTTGGCCGCCCTTCAGCTTAAATCTTTGAGGTACCTGTGGGTGCAAGGATACCGAGCGTCCCGGAATGGCCGGGATCTCTTAACCATGGTCCGACCGAATTGGAATATCGAGCTGATACCCGCTAGACAGTCCTACGTTCACGAGTTGGACGGGGGACGGATTATCGTGGAGGATCCTGCCCATATTCTGGCCTACTATTCGCTAGCCGGCGAAAGAACCGACTTCCCGGCCACCGTGAAGCCGTTGGACACGACATCCCTTCTCGAGCCATAGATTTTGTGATGTATATATACCGATCTCCGATCATCCTTCCATGCTGGTGCTTGTGTACATAAATCAATGCGTCGCTTCTTGTTTCCCCTTTTCTCACGTTTCCTTGTAATAAATTTTGTTttccttttttccttttttttatgGGGGTATTTTCTGTCGACCAAATAATCCTTTGAGACTCTTGAATTGTATAATCGAGTgtttaattttcatattttggGTTAATTACCTATGGTAATACATATTAAAAATATTGGAATTAAATAACTTACAAATGAAAAGTTAATGTTAAACTTGATTAGTTTTGTATATGAGTTAATTTTGTTTGGCTTCCATCTAATTTAACTTTTGGTCGCTATACCCTTTTACATTATATCATTTTTATAAGTATCTCCTTTTCAATATTAAGTTTATTAATTGCATTATTTGTTCAATAAATATACTATagcttgattttaaaaaaattaagcatATTTGAACCTATTTGTACAGGGTTTTTTTTATTCTGGATTTTAAAAACAAAGGGTTGCCGATGTAATTAATTTTCACATTAGTTTTTTTTGCtttcttgaattttgatgattctgATGTAAACTTTCCCTATATTACATAGAGTGTGAGagactaaataaataaataaacaaacatcaaattttattgcaaaatgtaaaaaaaaaatggaggTTACCTTTTGTTCTTCCGCTTATGAAagaaacacaataaaaatttatagtGAAATGTCAATTAAGTAGTAAAAAAAATCCCAACTTATTGCAGTTAAAAAAACCCCAAATTATTGCGCTTAATAACTTAATTTATGTTAGTTCCAAGTTCTCATAATAATGAATTACAGGTTTTGTTTTCATACTAACTATATATGTAATATTTTTATCCACTCATCATATGTTACGTGTGCTGAGCGGATAAATATGACAATCATGGTGTATAGATGAATAATTATGATTAATCACTCAGCACACGTATCATGTGTTAAATGAATGAAAGCAATACTTGTATGAGTAACATCTACCAAACGTGAGTTACATTAGTTATACTATTATCCAAAAGAGAATGCATCATGgtccaaaaaaacaaaaaaaaacttgGGCTATGTGTCCACAAAGTAGACGATTATTTCGTCAATGATCATGAGCTTGATTTCTCTCTCAACGTCTTCTTAAGAAAACATTTAGTAGTTTGACTTATGTGATTTGTAAGCTACTACAATAGCTCAGAAATTTACCCAATATTCATGAAAATGTATCAACAACGAGTTTCaccgtaaaaaaaatattatcatcaaaaacGAAATTTGTGTATTATAAGAAGATCATATCAAAATCTCGCGAAATAActaatgtaaaaaaaatttaatgagcATAGCCTTACTGCAACTATATAGAAAATGTAATAAATGTAAGCAACCAACCCTATCTAGTGATATAATCTACatgggtttttttaaaaaatattataaattaataaaatcattataaaAATGTGGCAAATTGTAAAACTTTGTAAAACTAGTACAATCCAGGACTTACTGTCCCGGAGTAAGTCCcggattcaattttttttttttaaaaaaaaggaaaaaaagttgAGGCtcggattttaaaaaaaataaaagggagatcggcgacggtttgtgagaaaccgtcgctaaggtAAATATGCGAGTATTCTTTCTATCATCGTTCGAAAATAATTGTTCCTCGTATTCATTCTCGCAACATATttctttcatttgatttatacGTGCAAAATCCATCTTTTCTACTTCGATCATATATTAATActatttgttgattttatcgTCCATTTCATTTGAAGAGATACGAAGATGTGATGTTTAATTTcgttgataatattataattatatattaagaagtaattttttttgtgtaattttttttataatacttGTCATTTATTTCAGATATTAGCATCGTCCGTTGATATTATTACAAGTTCCGTATAATTACGTCTGAgaagataatttaattaatttttttatattttgtttgtattatttatattcactaacattatataattaactataatttagttaaatagtatatttttaatattaatctcgatattaaaaaatagtttgaatattaaaaaaataataaatatggtatctacaataattacaaattttaattaatatacttaatttaattatgtaGAAAATGTAATAAATATAAGCAACCAACCCTATCTAGTGATATAATCTACATAGCCctctaatataattattttatatatcatTTGTAGCTAATATCTCTTATCAAAGGCGGCAATagtattattgttattttattttttaaaattgggTGATGAGTTTGTTGAAActaaatttcgaatttaagaTTTCGTCTCAAATTTAAAACATTGACTTAAGGTGTGGTTTATTAATAGTTTTTCCATGGTCGAACAAGAAACTCCAAAATGATGGCAAAAAGATCGGTCATCGCATTCGCATCCAAACATGATCAAATCCAAATCCTTCCAATTTGTCCAGATTTCATTGCTTCCCCAAATTTCTATACAataaacatttatttttaatataaaataaaatgagaaaactttGAATATTTTGTGATATTTAAATATTACATCAATAtaaatgaataatataataattaattaaaagtataatcatttaatatctTATTATACgctaatttatataattatgaaCTTAATATTGCACCCTGATATTGTTGTGATTCAGAAATGTCCTCGTGGCATATTATATTAGACCACCCCTCTTCTATCTTCcacttatttaaaattattatttttcttgacGTGTATACTAAATATCTGTCGTACGTGATTTCTCGACAAGGCGACATATATACTATGtatctaatatttttttatagacaTGAACgtgattttgatatcttttccACACCAGAATCATGGTAAGAATAATTGGGATGAGTCACACATTTAGCGAAAAAAAGTGTTCTAAATGACCGCTGCCTTCTAAATAGCGGGCACCTAGACCGTAGGCAAACGTGCGTTTTCGTAGCTTGATGTAGGCGCGTGCACATCCTGTATACGTGTACACCTATGAGAGCTACAGGATGCGTTAAGACCGGCTTGAAGCTTCCATAGAGCGATGGAACGAGAAGCTGTGGGTGGGCTCCTAGGCAAGCGGGAGTGAACGAAGAGAACGAGAGCGAGCGTAGAAAACCGCAGGGTTCCTGCTTTGTCCCAGCCGGGGAGTTCGTACTACGGACTCCAGGATAGATTTTCTCTTGAAATTGGGAAAATTCGAACAAGGTGCATGAATACGTACATGCATGGCTGTCAATGAATTGAAACAGTCGAAGCCAActagataaatatttgatttatattcaaatttttcgaactcgctcatattcaaatttttttcgaGTCGAACTAAATctaaattattttgtttgacAATTAACAGGAAGAGAAGTAATCCTAACTCATATAGTAAGAAATGTATCGGTATCATGGCCCAAAGGAGACGACTAGACCAAGCACAGAGGAGCCATCAGTTAAATCTGATGCAAACTACAGTAATTCTAGGGGGATGAGTCTGTCACTTAATGCAGATAGACCCAAAAAATGTTTTGTTCGCCCGAGGAGAAAAAGGTAGAAGCACAGACTCCCATGAATTAGGTTCAATCATTTCGATACAGAGTCAAATGAATGGCGTACAACGTACAATGATTGCATGAACACGGTATACAACAAGGGCAGGGCATCTAGTCTGCATCTCCTCATGTTCCACGAGAATATATATGAAGCTTTAGCTCACTTGGTCTTCTTAGTTTCTTTTGCATACTCGTTTACGAGTGCTTCAACATCGTTCCAGAAGAGTCCCTCCACCAAAACTCCTTCCTTTGTGAACCTACATAATATGTAGCAAAAAAGTTAATATAAGACACGTGAGAAGGTATGAAAGGTTCTCTTTCTCCTGCGTGCTCTTTCTATTTGTGAAAGGAGAAATTTAGAGATTACCATCGAGTGACGGTTTTAGTGAATTCAACGGGTGGCTTTGAAGCTATTGATTGGGGATCGGCACTCCCTATGATAAGCGTATACATATCTGAAAATCTTGGCAGTTTCGAAGTGACGACCAATCCAGTTGTGTTAAAAGATCCCTGTTGAAAAAATCACACAGGTGTTTCAACTTTTGAGGTCCGGTGAATGGACTTACCGCGTATGCAAGACCAAAATGCTAATCACATATGTGATTAGTTATGGAAATTTTACAAGGTCATACATCGAATGATTTTAGCTTCAAACAGAAACTCCACAACAGTAGGTAAAAGTTCAGTCCTAGTATCAATATTGGTTCCAAGTAGTGAAAAATTACAGCAAGAACTGTTATAATCAGGATGATAGTAATACAACGAGTAActctagtttttttttaaaggtaATTCCATAATCTATTGTGGAGAGCTTCAAAATATGATATAACAATAGAACTTCGAGCAATTTTATCATTTACTTTCAGACGGTAAAATGAATCCATGAACAAATGCATTTAACCTTTACTTCATCAAGTTTTGATTACAAAATGCAGTTCATCAAACACCTGCCTTCAGAGGGTTTCCAGCAACTATGTCAAACCAATCTCATTCACTTGTAAAACCAATTTAGTACCTATGAACCGCACACTATCACCTTCATGCTCTACCTTGCTTCtgattcattaaaaaatattcaaaaaaagACTAGAGAAAATAACAAGTGGGATGATCTGTGAATTTAGATCATGGCTTCAATATTTCTACCCCCAAGCCCTGAGGAGGTAGTAAATGCATTAAATTTATCAAGGAAAGAGGACACATTCTCTAAGTCTAGAGCTTTTACACCGTCCAAACAGTCAGACCTACTATAGTTCAAACTCTTATAATTCACGTTATTATTTACACCACCAGACATTTATCATTGCATAATCATTTCAATACTCATTTATAACTTCACTCGCGATCTTCAACTTATCAAGAACATAAAAATGATAACTCTATCGCAAGCAATGAAGATCAAAATCAAGCGGACAAATTTCTGTCAGTATTAATGATCTATCCAAACGTTCCCCTAAACCGTATTATTACGGTTTAGGTCCTAAAAAGTGATATCAAAGAAGGGTAGGTACTACAAAATAACATGAACATTTTGTAGATCATAAAACCATTTTAGTTTTGCAGATTTCAGCAGCATTTGACTACCATACAATGATTGAAAGTCAAGGAAAAAGATGAAGTTGGTGGGAATTTGCAAGAATGAAATGATCGAGATAAAAGGCTCTTTAGCATAAATTCTAAGTGTAAGATACAA
Protein-coding sequences here:
- the LOC142538493 gene encoding coronatine-insensitive protein 1-like — its product is MGDSRNSKKSKGSFCSGTSRSRASGSSCSTGVYDTVWECVIPYVKDPRDRDAVSLVCKRWCAIDAITRKHVTMALCYTAKPQRLSRRFPQLESLKLKGKPRAAMFNLIPEDWGGYVTPWVEEIVRSFGKMKALHFRRMIVKDSDLELLANSAAGKVLEVLKLDKCSGFSTDGLLHIGRLCRNMRVLIMEESGIVENDGEWLHELASNNTVLETLNFYMTDLTKVRSEDLELIARRCPSLISVKISDCDLSGLVGFFRASSSLEEFAGGSFSEPPGQVGEGVFNVQLQRYGAVALPSRLCCLGLTYLGKAELPIIYPVASKLKNLDLLYALLDTEAHCILLQKCPNLEHLETRDVIGDRGLEVLAQFCKKMKRLRIERGADEHEMEDEEGVVSQRGIIALAQGCLQLEYLAIYVSDITNASLECMGTYSKNLCDFRLVLLDREERIADLPLDNGVRSLLMGCHKLRRFALYLRPGGLTDVGLGYVGKYSPNIRWMLLGYVGRSDEGLLEFSKGCPSLQKLEMRGCCFSERALSLAALQLKSLRYLWVQGYRASRNGRDLLTMVRPNWNIELIPARQSYVHELDGGRIIVEDPAHILAYYSLAGERTDFPATVKPLDTTSLLEP